The Coleofasciculus chthonoplastes PCC 7420 genome includes a window with the following:
- a CDS encoding SLC13 family permease, producing MTTILLTLGVILLTLILFISEWLPVDITALTIMVLLIVLGLVTPEEGISGFSSSATITVMAMFILSAGIARTGAIQIVSELLVKWGGKTSSQQILALGVIAGPISGVINNTAVLAVFLPIVEDLCRQQRISPSKLLIPLSYATILGGMITVIGTSTNILASGLSDKLGYGTFSLFQFTKLGLLTFTIGLTYLVLIAPRLLPNKKAAGSDTQEYGLQDYVSEIVIPPGSSLVGQTLRSTQIQRKFDMDVLEIIRNETRFAQPLADKILQPGDILVVRGKRECLLNIKAERGIDILPDVQFGKKSLEEDLTSGEDTIAEVLILSNSDLAGSTLKDFRFRQRYNLTVLAIRRGQEFVRERLGKVPLRFGDLLLVQGPKQSFVGLQNSRDLLVFEQRDMESLRREKAGIAVAIGVGVVLVAAFDLFPILVSALAGVVLMVVTGCLKPGEVYSAVRWDIIFLLAGLIPLGIAMENSGTTKWLADNLVSLGSSFSPYWMLTFFFLITALLTEVLSNNASVVLLLPISVQVAQTLDLNPFAFMFAVTFAASNSFMTPIGYQTNTMVYSAGGYRFLDFFRVGAPLSLLMTVVIPPLIILLYGL from the coding sequence ATGACGACGATTCTTCTCACCCTCGGTGTTATCCTACTGACCCTGATTTTATTCATCAGCGAATGGTTGCCCGTTGATATTACCGCACTCACAATTATGGTGCTGCTGATCGTGCTGGGATTAGTCACCCCAGAGGAAGGCATATCTGGGTTTAGTAGTTCCGCCACGATTACCGTGATGGCAATGTTTATTCTCAGTGCAGGAATTGCCCGCACGGGTGCGATTCAAATCGTTAGTGAACTCCTAGTAAAGTGGGGAGGTAAAACATCCTCGCAGCAGATTTTAGCCTTGGGGGTAATTGCGGGTCCGATTAGTGGTGTGATTAATAATACGGCTGTCCTGGCTGTCTTTCTGCCGATTGTGGAAGATTTATGTCGCCAACAGCGGATTTCTCCCTCCAAGCTTCTCATTCCCCTGTCTTATGCCACTATTTTAGGGGGAATGATTACCGTAATTGGCACATCCACCAACATTTTGGCGAGTGGTTTGTCGGATAAATTGGGGTACGGTACATTCAGTTTATTTCAGTTCACCAAATTAGGACTACTCACCTTCACGATTGGCTTAACCTATCTTGTATTAATTGCCCCCCGGCTATTACCCAATAAAAAAGCTGCGGGTAGTGATACTCAAGAGTATGGACTTCAAGACTATGTGAGTGAAATTGTGATTCCACCAGGTTCCAGCTTGGTTGGACAAACGTTACGTTCGACTCAAATTCAGCGTAAATTTGATATGGACGTACTGGAGATCATCCGTAACGAAACCCGTTTTGCCCAACCTCTGGCTGATAAAATATTGCAGCCTGGAGATATTTTAGTTGTTCGGGGTAAACGGGAATGTTTACTGAATATTAAAGCGGAACGGGGGATCGATATTTTGCCCGATGTCCAATTTGGCAAGAAATCCCTCGAAGAAGACTTAACATCTGGGGAAGATACGATCGCAGAAGTCTTAATCTTGTCAAACTCTGATCTAGCCGGCTCTACCCTTAAAGACTTTCGATTTCGGCAACGCTATAACCTGACGGTATTAGCCATTCGTCGTGGACAAGAATTTGTTCGGGAACGGTTGGGGAAAGTTCCCTTACGGTTTGGGGATTTGCTCTTGGTACAAGGACCCAAGCAAAGTTTTGTCGGATTACAAAATAGTCGCGATTTGTTAGTCTTTGAGCAACGAGACATGGAATCGTTACGGCGAGAAAAAGCTGGAATTGCCGTAGCAATTGGTGTGGGTGTTGTTCTAGTTGCAGCGTTTGACCTATTCCCAATTTTGGTTAGTGCCTTGGCGGGAGTGGTTTTAATGGTCGTCACGGGCTGTCTGAAACCAGGGGAAGTGTATAGTGCGGTTCGCTGGGATATTATCTTTCTCTTGGCTGGATTAATTCCGTTGGGAATTGCCATGGAAAATTCGGGGACGACTAAATGGTTAGCCGATAATTTAGTTTCCCTGGGCAGTAGTTTTTCACCCTACTGGATGCTGACGTTTTTCTTTCTGATTACGGCATTATTGACTGAGGTTTTATCCAATAACGCTTCGGTTGTTTTACTTTTACCCATTTCAGTGCAAGTGGCTCAGACGTTGGATCTCAATCCCTTTGCCTTTATGTTTGCTGTCACCTTCGCCGCGTCAAATAGTTTTATGACACCGATTGGTTATCAAACCAATACGATGGTCTACAGTGCAGGAGGTTATCGGTTTTTGGACTTTTTTCGCGTGGGCGCTCCCCTGAGTCTTTTGATGACTGTTGTTATTCCTCCCTTGATTATTCTGCTTTATGGTTTATGA